Proteins encoded in a region of the Chryseobacterium piperi genome:
- a CDS encoding 3-hydroxybutyryl-CoA dehydrogenase, which translates to MKNIVVIGAGTMGNGIAHTFAQSGFKVSLVDVSQDTLDKGLKTITTNLDRIIAKGNLTEEQKAETLGNITTFTELKNAVGSADLIVEAATENQDLKLKIFGQMDEFAPENCILATNTSSISITKIAAATKRADKVIGMHFMNPVPIMKLVEIIKGYSTSKETFDTIYEMSKTLGKVPVEVNDYPGFVANRILMPMINESIETLYNGVAGVEEIDTVMKLGMAHPMGPLQLADFIGLDVCLAILNVMYDGFKNPKYAPNPLLVNMVMAGKLGVKSGEGFYDYSESKKAEKVSKMFLK; encoded by the coding sequence ATCAAAAACATTGTAGTTATCGGAGCTGGAACCATGGGAAATGGTATTGCACATACTTTCGCACAAAGCGGATTTAAAGTAAGCCTGGTAGATGTATCTCAGGATACTTTAGATAAAGGATTAAAAACCATTACCACCAACCTCGACAGAATAATTGCAAAGGGAAACCTTACTGAAGAACAAAAAGCAGAAACTTTAGGAAATATCACCACTTTTACAGAGCTAAAAAATGCAGTGGGATCTGCAGATTTAATCGTAGAAGCAGCCACTGAAAATCAGGATCTGAAATTAAAAATCTTCGGACAAATGGACGAATTCGCTCCGGAGAATTGTATTTTGGCAACCAATACTTCTTCTATTTCTATTACAAAAATTGCGGCTGCAACGAAAAGAGCGGATAAGGTTATCGGAATGCATTTTATGAATCCTGTGCCTATCATGAAACTTGTGGAAATTATTAAAGGCTACTCTACTTCTAAAGAGACTTTCGATACTATCTACGAAATGAGTAAAACACTAGGAAAGGTACCGGTAGAAGTTAATGATTATCCAGGGTTTGTCGCTAACAGAATATTAATGCCGATGATCAATGAGTCTATTGAAACACTTTACAATGGTGTTGCCGGTGTAGAGGAAATTGATACGGTAATGAAATTGGGTATGGCACATCCTATGGGACCTCTTCAGTTAGCAGATTTTATAGGACTTGACGTTTGTCTAGCTATCCTTAATGTTATGTATGATGGCTTTAAAAATCCTAAATACGCTCCTAACCCATTGTTGGTAAACATGGTGATGGCTGGAAAACTGGGTGTGAAATCAGGAGAAGGATTCTATGATTACTCTGAAAGTAAAAAAGCGGAGAAGGTTTCAAAAATGTTTTTGAAATAA
- the bla-A gene encoding CGA/CIA family class A beta-lactamase — protein MKKAALLLLLISSFAFAQHTTLEQKIDSIINDKKATVGVSVLGIEDPLNYNKNGEKKLPMQSVFKFHIAAAVLNLVDMGKLSLDQKILVKKSDLLDNTWSPLREKYPNGNIEIPLSEIIDFTVAQSDNNGCDILLRLIDGTNTVQKFMDTKGIKNFQIRFSEEEMHKDWNAQYQNYSSTNSIVQVLKKFYEGQLLSKKSTDYLMQVMLGTKTGTNKLIEQLPKNTPVAHKTGSSGKNKNGLTGAENDMGIVTLPNGKHYAIAVFVSNSTEAEAVNCKIISDVSKAVWDDLNK, from the coding sequence ATGAAAAAAGCAGCATTATTACTTCTTTTGATTTCTTCATTTGCTTTTGCTCAGCATACAACACTGGAACAAAAAATAGATTCTATTATTAATGATAAAAAAGCTACTGTAGGAGTTTCTGTACTGGGAATTGAAGATCCATTAAATTACAATAAAAATGGTGAGAAAAAGCTTCCCATGCAGAGTGTTTTCAAGTTTCATATTGCTGCTGCAGTTCTGAACCTTGTAGATATGGGCAAACTGTCTTTAGATCAGAAAATTTTAGTTAAAAAATCTGACCTTCTGGATAATACATGGTCTCCTCTAAGAGAAAAGTATCCTAATGGCAATATTGAAATTCCTCTAAGTGAAATTATTGATTTCACTGTAGCGCAGAGTGATAATAACGGATGTGATATTCTCCTGCGATTAATTGACGGAACCAATACTGTCCAAAAATTCATGGATACCAAAGGAATAAAGAATTTTCAGATTCGCTTTAGCGAAGAAGAAATGCATAAAGACTGGAATGCACAATATCAAAATTACAGTTCAACAAACTCTATCGTACAGGTTCTGAAAAAGTTTTATGAAGGCCAATTACTCTCTAAAAAATCGACAGATTACCTCATGCAGGTAATGTTAGGAACCAAAACAGGAACAAACAAATTGATTGAACAGCTTCCTAAAAATACACCTGTTGCTCATAAAACAGGTTCATCCGGAAAAAATAAAAATGGATTAACAGGAGCAGAAAATGATATGGGAATTGTTACATTACCTAACGGAAAGCATTATGCCATAGCCGTATTTGTAAGCAACTCTACTGAAGCAGAAGCTGTTAACTGCAAAATCATTTCCGATGTATCCAAAGCGGTATGGGATGATTTGAATAAATAG